ACTTTTGTAACGGAAAATTATTCAGCGCGGGTAGGATTCATGGAAAGGAAGGTCCTATCTGCGTAGCGAAATTCGGCAAAGGAAGAGTGGATAAAACTCGCCGAAGGAGCGTTAAAAGCCACTGCCCAACGCAGTGGCCTTTTTGTTTTAGGGGACAACTGTCGGGGAAAGGCTGGCGTATTTAACGAAGCTGGCCGTTCACATTCCGGCTAGCCTCGGATACTTTATGGCTAATACGCCCAAAAAACAGCCGGCTCAACCTGAACCCGGTGATCCGCTATTCAACTTAAAACATGCCGAAGCCGAAGCGGCCCTAGGTACCGATACAAGTGCAATTAACGAAGCCATCAATGAAGATGGTCCCGAAGATGATGACCTCGACGAAGGCCCTCGTGATTCGCAAGGCAACCGACGTGGGGAAAACAGCTCGCCTGAAGCGGGCACCACTGCTGGCAAACACTAAGCTGCTCGTCTATTAGATAAATAGACTTCGTTTGATAAGAAGCTCGCGGAGCTAGCAATCAACGCTAGCTCCGCGAGCTTCTTACGTCTAGAGGCGCTACTTTTGCCGCTATTATGCTACTTGCTTCCCACACTGGCCAGCGCTTAGAAGCCGGCCTCGACGAGGCTGGCCGGGGCTGCTTGGCCGGGCCCGTATTTGCCGCCGCTGTCATACTGCCACCCGATTTCGCACCAGCTTACCTCAACGATTCCAAACAGATGACAGCGAAGCGGCGAGAAGCTGTGCGGGCTGAAATCTGCCGGGAAGCAGTGACGTGGGCCGTGGCGGAAGCTTCACCGGAAGAAATAGCCGCCGTGAACATTGAGCAGGCTAGCTACCTAGCTATGCACCGAGCCGTAGCAGCGTTAGATACTACACCAACCCACTTGATTGTAGATGGCAAGCGCTTCCGGCCCTACGCAGGTATCGACTATAGTTGCCTAATCGGTGGCGATGGTCGCTACCGGAGCATTGCCGCCGCGTCGGTTTTAGCCAAAACGTTTCGGGACGAGCGAATGCGGGAGCTAGCGGCTGAGTTTCCGTTTTATGGCTGGGAGCAGAATGCCGGCTACCCAACGGTCCGCCACCGCGATGCTATCCGAACACACGGTCCTACAGTGCACCACCGAATGGGATTTAGGCTTTTGTAGAAGCGTGTCGGAGCTAGTCCTTCAGGCGGAGCAGGTCCAGGAACAAGCTAAAGCCATCGACGGTAGAACCACCTTCCCCGAACTTATCGAAGGTGAGTGGCTTGACGATGTAGCCGCTTACGGCTAGCTCGCGCGCTTTGAGACGGTCGGCTTCTAGATCAGAAGTAGTCATGATGAACACGTTCAACCCCACGAACTCGGGGTCGGAGCGGAGCGCTTCGAGCAGTTCAAGACCGTTCATGCGGGGCATGTTGATATCAATCATCACCACGCTCGGTTTGTCGATCTTCGGCTGGCTGTTTTCGCCGCGTAAGAGGTTGAGCGCTTCGCGACCATTGCCCGCAATATGCATCGGCACGTTGATGTTGTGCTTGCGTAACTCGCGCTGCACATTCATGATATCCATCTGATCGTCTTCGACGAGCAGAATACAAGGTGGGGAAGGATCAGTTGACATAAAAAGGAAAGACCAGGAAAGGAAACCTAGGTCCCTATACGGTTAAGATTTAGATTGAGCTAACTCTGCGTTGCTAGCTGGAACGGCAGCCGGAGGCTGAACGCTAAGCTTGGGCCACGTAAAGATGAAGGTAGCTCCTTGTCCCTCGCTTGACTCTACGTGGATGTTGCCGCCCTGGCCCTCCACAATCTTCTTTACAATAGCTAGCCCCACACCCGTACTTTCAAGGGTATCGCGCGCCGTGAGTGTTTGAAAAATGAGGAAGATACGCTCGTGATACTCCGGGGCAATGCCCGGACCGTCGTCGCTCACGGCGAAGGTGTATTGCTGCCGATCTTCGCGGCAGCTAACGCGCACGCTACCCGTAGCCGGGTGGTCGTGATACTTGAGCGCGTTGCTGATCAGGTTGGTAAACACTTGCTGAAGTAATACTCGCGGCGTGACAAACGTAGGCAAGTAGGTGGGAAGGTCTAGCCGAAAACCCTCGGGTGGCGCCAGTGAATCCAGAATTTCCGTAAGCAGCTCCCGCACGTTCACGCGCTCGGTTGCTTGCTGCACGCGTCCCACCCGGGATAATTCCAGAATGCCTGTAATCAGGTTTTCCATGCGGTGCACCCGGGTGCGCATGAGCACGAGAAATTCCTGAATGTGAGGCGGCAATTCCTCACCCATATCTTCTTCAATCCAGCGCGTGGCACTCTCAATTCCTCGTAGCGGCGCTTTCAAGTCGTGCGACACCACGTAGGCGAACTGATCTAGCTCTTGATTGCGGCGCTCTAGCTGCGTGATCGTCGAGCCAATGGTATTCGACATGGTATTCATCGAATCGGCCAGTTGGCTAAGCTCGTCGTAGTCGGTATCCTCAATGCGCGTTTTATAATCGCCATCCGCCAGGCGGACGGCTAGGTCCGCCATTTTGCCAATACGCCGCGCAATGAGCCGGGTAATGTAGATGGCCCACGTAACACCTAGCACACTCGCCAGCAGCGTGATGGTAACGGAAATGATTCTGTTCTCATTAATGCTGTCCGTCAGCTTCCTGCGCAACTCGCTACGCGTCTTGAGCTCAGTGGTATCGAAGCCGCGAAACAGTACGCGAATCTGGTCCATCATGAGCTTGCCCGTGAGGCCTTCCGCCAGCAGCCGGTGCTCCATTCCTTGCAGACCTAGCTGGTTAGGAACGCGCCGCTTTGCCTCCCGTTTCTCACTGATCATCAGATGAGAGTAAGCAGACCACTGCTGAAACAAGCGCTGTGCGCGTACGAGTCGCTCGTATTGCGGCGAATCGGATTTGAGCAGACTGCGCAGCTGCACGAAACGACCTAGCAACCGAAGCTCGCCTTCGTAGTAAGGCTGCAAAATGGCCGCGTCGCCGATCAGCAAGTAGCCGCGGAAGCCCGTTTCCATGTCAATGATGCCGCCCACTAACGAGGTTGCTTCGCTGGTAATCCGCTGTGACTCGGCTACGCGTTGTGCATTGCGCAGCACCTTGCGCGACAACTGGTAGTTGATGAGGACAACGCCGGCAAACAGCACCAGAATGGCTAAGAAACCAGCAATGAGTTTAGTGGAAAGCTTCAGCTTCATGTACTAACGAGGCTACAACGGCGAATCAGCGACCGTGGCGCAACTTATCTTCCATAGCACGGAGAAGTTGTACGATACGGTCGGCCATGACTTGTACGTCGGCTAGGCCGGTAATGGCCTGTTCTGTTTTGCCTGCCAAATGCAGATCCATCAGCTGATTAGCTTTGTAGTGGATTTGTTGGTGTACTCGGTTCAACTCGTGCGATTCGGGTAAGTGCTTGTAGGTCACAAGCGCCCGCTCGTTGATCCACTTACCAAGGGCGCACATACTGGGGTCACGAATAGGGCCTTCAGCTGTATCGCTGCCGTAGAGAAAAGAGCGGAGCTTGGACTTGAAAAGAAAATGCTTTACAGAAGCAGTCTCAAAGTCCTGTTTGATATCATCGTGCATGAGGGGCGAAAAGCAAGTGGCGCAAGTAAGTAGAACTCAAACGGTAACTGCCGAAAGAAAGAGATACGTAAGTCATCAAAGATAACTCATCCGCTTGAGGCAGGATGGGCCGGGCAAATAGTTAATTTCGCCCCGTCGCTTTTGCAAGCTGCCGCTCCTGCTCCGCTGAGCGCCCAACTAAATTCACTAAGCAATACACTATGGCCGAAGACCTCAAAACCGTCACGTTGAACGAGGTACACCAGCAGCTAGGTGCCAAGATGGTGCCTTTCGCCGGGTACAACATGCCCGTCCGCTACTCTTCCGACCTCGACGAGCACCACACCGTACGGCGGGCCGTCGGCATTTTCGACGTGTCGCATATGGGCGAGTTTCGGGTCCGCGGTCCGCATGCGCTCGACCTGATTCAGCGCGTGACCAGCAACGACGCTAGCAAACTCGCCGACGGCAAAGCCCAATACGCGTGCCTCCCTAACAACGAAGGAGGTATTGTGGATGACTTGCTGGTGTATCGCCTGGCCGACGAAGACTACATGCTGGTCGTGAATGCCTCCAATATTGAGAAGGATTGGAACTGGATCAGTCAGCACAACACCGACGGCGCTGATCTGGAAAATGTATCGGATGAAATCAGCTTGTTTGCCGTGCAAGGCCCCAAAGCGGCGGCGGCATTGCAGCCGCTCACCGACGCCGACCTAGGTAGCATTCCGTATTACTCGTTTGTGCAAGGCACATTCGCCGGAGCGCCTAATGTCATCATTTCTGCCACGGGCTACACAGGGGCCGGTGGCTTCGAGCTTTACGTGCCGAACGAACACGCGAAAGCTGTGTGGGACAAAATCATGGAAGCTGGCCAGCCCTATGGCCTTAAGCCCATCGGCTTGGGCGCCCGCGATACGCTTCGGCTCGAAATGGGCTATTGCCTATATGGCAACGACATTGACGACAAAACGTCTCCTCTGGAAGCAGGCCTCGCTTGGATAACTAAGTTCACCAAAGAGTTTACGAA
This Hymenobacter sp. GOD-10R DNA region includes the following protein-coding sequences:
- a CDS encoding ribonuclease HII → MLLASHTGQRLEAGLDEAGRGCLAGPVFAAAVILPPDFAPAYLNDSKQMTAKRREAVRAEICREAVTWAVAEASPEEIAAVNIEQASYLAMHRAVAALDTTPTHLIVDGKRFRPYAGIDYSCLIGGDGRYRSIAAASVLAKTFRDERMRELAAEFPFYGWEQNAGYPTVRHRDAIRTHGPTVHHRMGFRLL
- a CDS encoding response regulator, with the protein product MSTDPSPPCILLVEDDQMDIMNVQRELRKHNINVPMHIAGNGREALNLLRGENSQPKIDKPSVVMIDINMPRMNGLELLEALRSDPEFVGLNVFIMTTSDLEADRLKARELAVSGYIVKPLTFDKFGEGGSTVDGFSLFLDLLRLKD
- a CDS encoding sensor histidine kinase, giving the protein MKLKLSTKLIAGFLAILVLFAGVVLINYQLSRKVLRNAQRVAESQRITSEATSLVGGIIDMETGFRGYLLIGDAAILQPYYEGELRLLGRFVQLRSLLKSDSPQYERLVRAQRLFQQWSAYSHLMISEKREAKRRVPNQLGLQGMEHRLLAEGLTGKLMMDQIRVLFRGFDTTELKTRSELRRKLTDSINENRIISVTITLLASVLGVTWAIYITRLIARRIGKMADLAVRLADGDYKTRIEDTDYDELSQLADSMNTMSNTIGSTITQLERRNQELDQFAYVVSHDLKAPLRGIESATRWIEEDMGEELPPHIQEFLVLMRTRVHRMENLITGILELSRVGRVQQATERVNVRELLTEILDSLAPPEGFRLDLPTYLPTFVTPRVLLQQVFTNLISNALKYHDHPATGSVRVSCREDRQQYTFAVSDDGPGIAPEYHERIFLIFQTLTARDTLESTGVGLAIVKKIVEGQGGNIHVESSEGQGATFIFTWPKLSVQPPAAVPASNAELAQSKS
- a CDS encoding CZB domain-containing protein — encoded protein: MHDDIKQDFETASVKHFLFKSKLRSFLYGSDTAEGPIRDPSMCALGKWINERALVTYKHLPESHELNRVHQQIHYKANQLMDLHLAGKTEQAITGLADVQVMADRIVQLLRAMEDKLRHGR
- the gcvT gene encoding glycine cleavage system aminomethyltransferase GcvT, which codes for MAEDLKTVTLNEVHQQLGAKMVPFAGYNMPVRYSSDLDEHHTVRRAVGIFDVSHMGEFRVRGPHALDLIQRVTSNDASKLADGKAQYACLPNNEGGIVDDLLVYRLADEDYMLVVNASNIEKDWNWISQHNTDGADLENVSDEISLFAVQGPKAAAALQPLTDADLGSIPYYSFVQGTFAGAPNVIISATGYTGAGGFELYVPNEHAKAVWDKIMEAGQPYGLKPIGLGARDTLRLEMGYCLYGNDIDDKTSPLEAGLAWITKFTKEFTNSAMLKQQKEQGVERKLVGFQMDGPGIPRSHYPLVDEAGEPVGEVTSGTQSPSLSKGIGLGYVKSELSKPGSKIFVQVRGKNLPATVVKLPFVPGTEEA